Proteins encoded together in one [Chlorobium] sp. 445 window:
- a CDS encoding methyltransferase type 11, which produces MVKLLTKMIKTLKEQPLLHDQSLSQTHLLPTQQDLLAAQQDATLERVPVETSEWFALWFNSPIYLKLYEHRNFKEAEKTVETILRYSTIQARCASPKVLDIACGAGRHAVAFAEKGCSVTANDLSPMLLQEARRLAEQHHVKLTFLQKDMREIDFSQDYDLVVQLFTSFGYFEEPDDDKRVLENVYRALKSGGIYVLDFFNATYVRKNYKPLTKRMLDGIYVSEERKIVGDSIKKVITLVENGKLKRFMESVRLYSHTELIEQLSAVGFCIVGILGDYDGALFDPDSSPRVIIFAEKA; this is translated from the coding sequence ATGGTCAAACTTTTAACAAAGATGATAAAAACATTGAAAGAGCAGCCACTACTACACGATCAGTCCTTATCACAGACACATCTGTTGCCAACGCAACAAGACCTGCTTGCGGCACAACAAGACGCAACACTAGAGCGTGTGCCAGTTGAGACCAGCGAGTGGTTTGCGCTCTGGTTCAACAGTCCAATCTACCTCAAGCTCTACGAACATCGAAATTTCAAAGAAGCAGAGAAAACGGTAGAGACAATTTTGCGCTACTCAACCATTCAAGCGCGGTGTGCTTCGCCGAAGGTGCTTGACATTGCTTGCGGTGCCGGTCGGCATGCTGTAGCGTTTGCTGAAAAAGGTTGTAGCGTAACAGCAAACGACCTTTCACCAATGCTCTTACAAGAAGCGCGTCGCTTGGCTGAGCAGCACCATGTCAAGCTCACTTTCTTGCAAAAGGATATGCGAGAGATTGACTTTAGTCAAGACTATGATCTGGTGGTTCAACTCTTTACAAGTTTCGGCTACTTTGAGGAGCCTGATGATGACAAGCGTGTGCTTGAAAACGTGTATCGTGCGCTGAAAAGTGGTGGAATCTATGTGTTGGATTTTTTCAATGCAACCTATGTGCGTAAAAATTACAAGCCGCTCACGAAGCGGATGCTAGATGGAATTTATGTCAGTGAAGAGCGAAAGATCGTAGGAGATTCCATAAAGAAGGTAATCACGCTCGTGGAGAATGGCAAGCTCAAGCGCTTTATGGAGTCTGTCAGGCTCTACAGCCACACAGAGCTGATAGAGCAATTAAGCGCAGTGGGATTTTGCATTGTCGGTATCTTAGGTGATTATGATGGTGCGCTGTTTGACCCCGACAGCTCACCACGTGTCATCATCTTTGCAGAAAAAGCCTAG
- the rlmN gene encoding 23S rRNA (adenine(2503)-C(2))-methyltransferase RlmN, with amino-acid sequence MQGEAKAMQDLKSLSLNELKSRLAALGEPGYRAEQIRHALHSQDVTDIAQMTTLPKALREKLAHEFFISRLHPVLDVSSAERENAQTIKLLYELSDGARIETVLIPDLREGRERMTVCVSSQVGCALACKFCATGYMGFSRNLTIGEITDQVLGAMQMAKARYGKRISNVVFMGMGEPMLNLERVMEAIEILAHDRYQFKIGERHITVSTVGIVPGIERLTESPEKFRLALSLHSAIEEKRREMMPITNVYPLKDLKQALQRYAQVKKKPVFLEYLLLNGINDGEEDVAALIKFARSFPSKINLIDYNPIANMDYKRSTEERKEMFLRRLSEANLTVTLRRSRGRDIDAACGQLATSTSTGKKIKLATLQSA; translated from the coding sequence ATGCAAGGGGAAGCAAAAGCGATGCAAGATCTTAAATCATTAAGTCTGAACGAGCTCAAATCGCGGTTAGCAGCACTTGGTGAGCCGGGGTATCGAGCCGAACAGATTCGGCACGCTTTGCATTCGCAGGATGTAACGGATATTGCTCAGATGACTACTCTTCCCAAGGCCTTGAGAGAGAAACTTGCCCATGAATTTTTTATCTCGCGCTTGCACCCTGTGCTGGATGTAAGTTCGGCAGAGCGTGAGAATGCGCAGACCATCAAACTGCTCTATGAACTCTCCGATGGAGCACGCATTGAGACTGTACTCATTCCTGATTTACGCGAAGGGCGCGAGCGAATGACGGTGTGCGTGTCCTCGCAAGTAGGCTGTGCACTAGCATGCAAGTTCTGCGCTACAGGCTACATGGGTTTTTCACGCAACCTCACGATTGGAGAAATCACCGACCAAGTCTTGGGCGCAATGCAGATGGCTAAAGCGCGTTACGGTAAGCGCATTTCAAATGTGGTGTTTATGGGTATGGGCGAGCCAATGCTGAACCTCGAACGGGTGATGGAAGCGATTGAAATTCTTGCGCATGACCGCTATCAATTCAAAATCGGAGAGCGTCACATTACGGTCTCGACTGTTGGGATTGTGCCCGGCATTGAACGCCTGACAGAAAGCCCTGAAAAGTTTCGGCTTGCACTCTCGCTGCATTCAGCCATTGAGGAAAAACGGCGCGAGATGATGCCGATTACAAATGTCTATCCACTCAAAGATCTCAAACAAGCCCTGCAGCGTTATGCACAAGTCAAAAAGAAGCCAGTATTTCTTGAATATCTCTTACTCAATGGCATCAATGATGGTGAAGAGGATGTAGCGGCACTCATTAAGTTTGCCCGCAGTTTTCCCTCAAAAATCAATCTGATAGATTACAATCCAATTGCTAACATGGACTACAAGCGCAGCACAGAAGAGCGCAAGGAAATGTTCCTGCGTAGATTGTCTGAGGCGAACCTAACCGTAACACTTCGACGCAGTCGTGGTAGAGATATTGACGCTGCATGTGGGCAACTTGCAACCAGTACGAGCACGGGAAAGAAAATTAAACTGGCGACGCTGCAAAGTGCCTAA